A single Mastomys coucha isolate ucsf_1 chromosome X, UCSF_Mcou_1, whole genome shotgun sequence DNA region contains:
- the LOC116095443 gene encoding FANCD2 opposite strand protein-like, with protein MAGYQLWSPWTPLDENLQWLRHTKPTFSTKHPFRVSPCFQHTPSDIEVKQCFHEVAVVFENPKMEAVKGSEIHGRQPEPQKGIAAAKKRRMIKKPQPIRLIGLDSVFGSVITVQPPKWTGTFRVSDTSAFSKIISKKQQWPSGLKEPQIEMTVAMCKQMLRSILLLYAIYKKCTFALQHSQ; from the coding sequence ATGGCAGGATACCAGCTCTGGTCACCATGGACCCCCCTAGATGAGAATTTGCAGTGGCTGCGGCACACAAAGCCCACCTTTTCCACTAAACATCCTTTTAGGGTCTCGCCTTGCTTTCAACACACCCCTTCTGATATTGAAGTAAAACAGTGCTTTCATGAAGTTGCTGTAGTCTTCGAGAACCCGAAGATGGAAGCTGTAAAAGGCTCAGAGATACATGGCCGCCAACCTGAGCCACAGAAAGGAATAGCAGCAGCCAAGAAGAGACGGATGATTAAGAAGCCCCAACCCATCCGTCTCATTGGATTGGATTCAGTCTTTGGCAGTGTTATTACAGTCCAGCCACCCAAGTGGACTGGAACCTTCAGAGTTTCTGATACATCAGCCTTCAGCAAAATCATCAGCAAAAAACAACAGTGGCCCAGTGGTCTCAAGGAGCCACAGATTGAGATGACGGTAGCCATGTGCAAACAGATGCTACGCTCGATTCTTCTGCTGTATGCGATATACAAGAAGTGCACCTTTGCCTTGCAACACTCCCAGTAA